One Halobacterium sp. DL1 DNA window includes the following coding sequences:
- a CDS encoding transcriptional regulator — protein MNTADQYLKTIFLVEQLHDGPAATGELADRLGVSPASVNEMIGKLEERGLVTHEKYKGASVTDDGEALAREALQTYCILERFLANVLDVDDFRAEARQLEPVIDETVADRLDMIIDREPQCPDCFDADEDACELLVEERVEADD, from the coding sequence ATGAACACGGCAGACCAGTACCTCAAGACGATCTTCCTCGTCGAACAGCTCCACGACGGGCCGGCGGCAACCGGCGAACTCGCCGACCGCCTCGGCGTCAGCCCCGCGAGCGTCAACGAGATGATCGGCAAACTCGAAGAGCGCGGCCTCGTCACCCACGAGAAGTACAAGGGCGCGAGCGTCACCGACGACGGCGAGGCGCTCGCCCGCGAGGCGCTCCAGACGTACTGCATCCTCGAGCGCTTCCTCGCGAACGTCCTTGACGTCGATGACTTCCGGGCGGAGGCCCGCCAGCTCGAGCCGGTCATCGACGAGACGGTCGCCGACCGCCTCGACATGATCATCGACCGCGAACCGCAGTGCCCGGACTGCTTCGACGCCGACGAGGACGCGTGCGAACTGCTCGTCGAGGAGCGCGTCGAGGCCGACGACTGA
- a CDS encoding HNH endonuclease, with amino-acid sequence MDCPTCGKTLATEQGMRQHHTKVHADPLPNRTCDDCGVEFYDPKARRTYCEGCYSESGRKNGNYADATERAECRLCGNAFEYYPSNKNGVYCSECVANADGLLPEDGSPETKVEVACEHCGSTLARHPSRVESASYGAFCDLECYGEWLSENVAGADHHQWEGGTIPYGPAWWEVRRMALERDDYECQNCGAGVAELGRNPDVHHIEPVREFEDPEEAHRLDNVVCLCRPCHRRIEDGDLALPVDKP; translated from the coding sequence ATGGACTGCCCGACGTGTGGCAAGACGCTCGCCACCGAGCAAGGAATGCGCCAGCACCACACCAAAGTCCACGCCGACCCTCTTCCCAACCGCACGTGCGACGACTGCGGCGTCGAGTTCTACGACCCGAAGGCACGCCGGACGTACTGTGAGGGCTGCTACTCGGAGAGCGGCAGAAAGAACGGCAACTACGCTGACGCAACAGAGCGAGCGGAGTGTCGACTCTGCGGGAATGCCTTCGAGTACTACCCGTCGAACAAGAACGGTGTCTACTGCTCCGAGTGCGTGGCCAACGCGGACGGCCTGCTCCCCGAGGATGGCTCCCCGGAGACGAAGGTCGAGGTGGCCTGCGAACACTGTGGGTCGACACTGGCGCGGCATCCATCGCGGGTTGAGTCCGCGTCGTACGGTGCGTTCTGTGACCTCGAGTGTTACGGGGAGTGGTTGTCCGAGAACGTCGCCGGGGCGGACCACCACCAGTGGGAGGGTGGAACGATCCCGTACGGCCCCGCGTGGTGGGAGGTTCGCCGGATGGCGCTGGAACGTGACGACTACGAGTGCCAGAACTGTGGTGCCGGAGTCGCAGAACTCGGCCGTAACCCGGACGTCCACCACATCGAACCTGTCCGGGAGTTCGAGGACCCCGAAGAGGCCCACCGGCTGGACAACGTGGTCTGTCTGTGTCGGCCCTGTCACCGCCGCATCGAGGATGGCGACCTTGCCCTCCCCGTCGACAAACCCTGA